Proteins encoded by one window of Cydia fagiglandana chromosome Z, ilCydFagi1.1, whole genome shotgun sequence:
- the LOC134679466 gene encoding uncharacterized protein LOC134679466 — MTADNEYPKASNATLIGATITYVAGLFLLFSFASPYWIESYPEMFDSFKRMGLWEYCFDRFRLPQYQLDKLFMGCHYIFSQEYYVIREYLLPSWLMAVQAFVTLALIFSLSAQVLLACVIVRWPLRTVLQYEWIFVSLSFLFVAASSVFLFLAVAVFGGNCYRRDWLMYPSFHVVSWSYAFAVVALVFFGVAAVLLYMESKKLYELRLEARNLVAQMQHSQPEHALHQLRDQLQHQRQIGWNN, encoded by the exons ATGACTGCCGACAACGAATATCCAAAGGCGTCGA ATGCCACCCTAATAGGGGCAACAATCACCTATGTTGCCGGCCTGTTCCTGCTGTTCTCGTTTGCGAGCCCGTACTGGATAGAGTCGTATCCAGAGATGTTTGATTCCTTCAAGCGCATGGGTTTGTGGGAGTATTGTTTTGATCGCTTCCGTCTGCCACAGTACCAACTGGACAAACTCTTCATGGGCTGTCACTACATTTTTAGTCAG gAGTACTATGTAATCCGCGAGTACCTGCTACCCAGCTGGCTCATGGCCGTGCAAGCATTTGTCACATTGGCACTGATATTCTCGCTCAGCGCACAAGTCCTACTGGCCTGTGTCATTGTGCGCTGGCCTCTGCGCACAGTGCTACAATATGAATGGATTTTTGTCTCACTCTCATTTCTCTTTGTTGCTGcgtcaa GTGTGTTCTTGTTTCTGGCAGTAGCAGTGTTTGGAGGGAACTGTTACCGCCGGGACTGGCTGATGTATCCCTCGTTCCACGTTGTCTCATGGTCATATGCCTTTGCTGTAGTTGCATTAGTATTTTTCG GCGTGGCGGCAGTTCTGCTGTACATGGAGTCAAAGAAGCTGTACGAACTGCGACTGGAGGCGCGCAACCTCGTGGCGCAGATGCAGCACAGCCAGCCCGAGCACGCGCTGCACCAGCTGCGCGACCAGCTGCAGCACCAGCGGCAGATCGGCTGGAATAACTAG
- the LOC134678859 gene encoding uncharacterized protein LOC134678859 yields MKNRSLAGNCGIGVFVIALVTVALAFGTPNWLVSDYRIRGSRLDKLGLWSHCFRSLPDPYDQYQRRFFVGCRWVYDPFTTGYDRIRGFLLPGFMIATQFFFTLCLLGVLISTILVLIFFLCCGPDQNRFVTLIKTIGYIMLGSGICGVIAVIVFASLGNSDGWMPNHENNYLGWSFGLGVVGAVCCLITAALFLTEANIQYKKRNKLKESQAQFEMEQDSKA; encoded by the exons ATGAAGAACAGAAGTTTGGCCGGCAATTGTGGCATTGGAGTGTTTGTCATTGCCCTTGTGACGGTGGCATTGGCATTCGGCACGCCGAACTGGCTGGTCAGCGACTACAGGATAAGGGGCTCCAGGCTAGACAA ATTAGGCTTATGGAGTCATTGCTTTAGGTCACTCCCCGATCCGTATGACCAATACCAAAGACGCTTCTTTGTGGGATGCCGCTGGGTGTACGATCCGTTTACTACGGGTTACGATAGAATACGAGGATTCTTATTACCGG GTTTCATGATCGCAACACAGTTTTTCTTCACACTATGTCTCCTTGGTGTACTGATATCGACCATCCTGGTGCTGATATTCTTCCTATGTTGTGGACCCGATCAAAACCGATTTGTGACCTTAATCAAGACTATAGGATACATCATGTTGGGCTCAG gtatCTGCGGAGTAATAGCAGTGATTGTATTTGCGTCGCTAGGCAATTCGGATGGGTGGATGCCGAACcatgaaaataactatttag GTTGGTCATTCGGGTTGGGGGTGGTCGGCGCCGTCTGCTGCCTGATCACGGCAGCGCTCTTCTTGACGGAGGCCAACATCCAGTACAAAAAGCGGAACAAGCTCAAGGAATCGCAAGCCCAGTTCGAAATGGAACAGGATTCCAAAGCATAA
- the LOC134679346 gene encoding uncharacterized protein LOC134679346 — MMVSKSKTGLFALGFYALASFFIILAFVSPYWLVTDGKLKNPKFIQIGLWLVCFNGFQEPHHWYDTVFTGCWWVFEEEYYIIHDILLPGFFIATQFFFTVSLCTVLISLFLAYLYLQKDNDDENYLTLLVTLGTILVIGGFSGIISVVTFGARGDGRDWMPNWEHNDLGWAYAMGVIGVVMLFPAGILFLVEARVHKYKKLHEMQSREPSSYTMHERKFAYAGGHTDI; from the exons ATGATGGTTTCCAAGTCAAAAACTGGCTTATTTGCGCTAGGTTTTTACGCTTTAGCGTCCTTCTTTATTATATTGGCCTTTGTAAGTCCATACTGGTTGGTCACTGACGGCAAACTTAAAAaccctaagtttattcaaattg GTTTGTGGTTAGTATGCTTCAATGGGTTTCAAGAGCCGCACCACTGGTATGACACAGTGTTCACTGGCTGCTGGTGGGTGTTTGAAGAAGAGTACTATATCATCCATGACATACTTCTCCCAGGATTCTTCATCGCCACTCAGTTCTTCTTCACTGTATCACTGTGCACTGTGCTCATTTCTCTGTTCCTAGCATATCTGTATTTGCAGAAAGACAATGATGATGAAAACTATTTGACTCTTTTGGTGACACTGGGAACCATACTTGTTATTGGAG gcTTTTCTGGAATTATATCTGTGGTGACATTTGGAGCGAGGGGTGATGGCCGTGACTGGATGCCGAATTGGGAACACAATGACCTCGGCTGGGCATATGCCATGGGCGTGATTGGAGTTGTCATGCTGTTTCCAGCAGGCATTCTGTTCTTGGTTGAAGCCAGGGTGCATAAGTATAAGAAACTACATGAAATGCAAAGCCGTGAGCCATCCTCATACACAATGCATGAAAGGAAGTTTGCTTACGCTGGAGGACACACAGATATTTAA